The following are encoded together in the Pectobacterium wasabiae CFBP 3304 genome:
- a CDS encoding valine--pyruvate transaminase: protein MNFSLFGKKFTRHAGITQLMDDLNEGLRTPGAIMLGGGNPAHIPEMDSYFKQLCQDMLEQGKLTEALCNYDGPQGKDTLLNALAELLSNELGWQIGPQNIALTNGSQSAFFYLFNLFAGRHSDGSLKKVLFPLTPEYIGYSDSGLDEDMFVSVRPQIELLPEGQFKYHVDFDHLSITDDIGLVCVSRPTNPTGNVLTDDELMRLDILAQQHKVPLLIDNAYGVPFPGIIFSDATPLWNPNIILCMSLSKLGLPGSRCGIVIADEKVISAIGNMNGIISLSPGAVGPALAHEMIQRGDLLRLSNDVIRPFYQQRVTETIAIIRRYLSPEQCLIHKPEGAIFLWLWFKELPITTEVLYQRLKKRGVLMVPGHYFFPGLEQEWPHAHQCMRMNYVPEPEKIERGIAILAEEVEKAIQEG, encoded by the coding sequence ATGAACTTTTCTCTTTTCGGCAAGAAATTCACGCGCCACGCTGGCATAACCCAATTAATGGACGACCTGAACGAAGGGCTGCGCACGCCAGGCGCAATCATGCTGGGGGGCGGTAATCCGGCGCACATTCCAGAGATGGATAGCTACTTCAAACAGCTATGTCAGGATATGCTGGAACAAGGGAAACTAACGGAAGCGCTATGCAACTACGACGGCCCACAAGGTAAGGATACGCTGCTTAATGCGTTGGCCGAACTCCTGAGTAATGAATTAGGCTGGCAGATTGGACCACAGAATATTGCGCTGACAAATGGCAGCCAGAGTGCATTTTTCTACTTATTTAACCTATTTGCTGGTCGCCACAGCGATGGCAGCCTGAAAAAGGTGCTGTTTCCGCTGACGCCGGAATATATCGGCTATTCGGATTCCGGGCTGGACGAAGACATGTTCGTTTCCGTTCGGCCACAGATCGAACTGTTGCCTGAAGGACAATTTAAATATCACGTCGATTTTGATCATCTGTCGATTACCGATGATATCGGGCTAGTTTGCGTATCCCGCCCGACCAACCCGACCGGTAACGTGCTGACCGACGATGAACTGATGCGTCTGGATATTCTGGCGCAGCAGCACAAGGTTCCCCTGCTGATTGATAACGCCTATGGCGTGCCTTTCCCCGGCATCATTTTTAGCGATGCCACGCCGCTGTGGAACCCAAATATCATCCTGTGCATGAGCCTATCCAAGCTGGGGCTGCCCGGATCGCGCTGCGGTATCGTGATTGCGGATGAAAAGGTGATTTCAGCGATCGGCAACATGAACGGCATCATTAGTTTGTCTCCAGGTGCAGTCGGCCCCGCGCTGGCGCATGAGATGATTCAGCGTGGCGATCTGCTGCGCTTATCTAATGACGTCATACGCCCGTTCTACCAGCAGCGCGTGACGGAAACCATCGCAATTATTCGCCGCTACCTGTCGCCCGAACAGTGCCTGATTCATAAACCGGAAGGCGCGATCTTCCTATGGCTGTGGTTCAAAGAGTTACCTATCACGACGGAAGTGCTGTACCAGCGCCTGAAAAAACGCGGAGTCCTCATGGTGCCGGGTCACTATTTCTTCCCCGGTCTGGAGCAGGAATGGCCACACGCTCATCAGTGCATGCGCATGAACTATGTGCCGGAGCCGGAAAAAATCGAACGTGGTATTGCGATTCTGGCGGAAGAAGTCGAAAAGGCGATACAGGAAGGCTAA
- a CDS encoding SUKH-3 domain-containing protein produces the protein MKKTIELASTYGEAKRLDIDLSKCISAINNFGYFSSDELICFLQEYNGLQGYHSAYKNNDGMSKLFYINPEKAMTEIYKDQVEDYEKITQCSLFPIGECDNGHIILMYGNGAIYGVFDECVYKYGQDIESCFDALINGKEEISIS, from the coding sequence ATGAAAAAAACGATTGAATTAGCATCAACATACGGTGAGGCAAAGAGGCTGGATATCGATTTATCTAAGTGCATCTCTGCTATAAATAACTTTGGCTACTTTTCTTCAGATGAATTAATTTGTTTCCTACAGGAATACAATGGGCTACAAGGGTATCATTCTGCTTATAAAAACAATGATGGAATGAGTAAGCTTTTCTATATAAACCCCGAAAAAGCGATGACTGAAATATATAAAGATCAGGTTGAAGACTATGAGAAAATAACACAATGCTCACTATTCCCTATAGGTGAATGCGATAATGGGCACATTATTCTAATGTATGGTAATGGCGCTATATATGGCGTTTTTGATGAATGTGTTTATAAATACGGTCAGGATATAGAGTCTTGTTTTGATGCTCTGATTAATGGAAAAGAAGAAATTAGTATTAGTTAG
- a CDS encoding DUF7660 family protein — MKDDFHPPIDLTKSPVRNKEDIVKLINFLANDVRENPNEWQNNDLPRYLEAMASWIEDMDGFYTNMNRPEPNIDWAGLADVLQAAKVYE; from the coding sequence ATGAAAGATGATTTTCATCCACCGATAGATTTAACTAAATCTCCAGTGAGAAATAAAGAAGACATTGTAAAGTTGATCAATTTCTTGGCCAATGACGTAAGAGAAAACCCCAATGAATGGCAAAACAATGATCTTCCACGTTATTTAGAGGCGATGGCATCCTGGATTGAAGATATGGATGGATTTTATACAAACATGAATAGGCCAGAACCTAATATTGATTGGGCCGGCTTGGCTGACGTATTGCAAGCTGCAAAAGTGTATGAATAA
- a CDS encoding aldose 1-epimerase family protein, producing MKKLLAMGITLALTSWQLSAQTFVLTDAESSVEKGNWQISSDALKIKNQRFSIEQKVLHGGRQEGSKVITITSQNGLKIALSPTRGMNLLHVTGKNIRLGWDSPVDEVVNPNTINLESRNGLGWLEGFNEMMVRCGFEWTGHPVVSDGMIYTLHGRAGNTLASKVVVEVSDNAPYTITVRGLLKENSFKKSNLETWTELRYVPGSESFTVHDVLTNKADYPRDYQIIYHSNFGTPILEEGARFIAPVKEISPFNDHAKAGLATWQTYKGPTKDFDEMVFNITPYTDSQGKTLAALVNKAGDKGVSIAFDTHQLPLLTLWKNTDTEKQGYVTGIEPGTNYAYPVTIEREQGRVKKLQPGQSTTFELTYSLLSSADAVQKTEQKVKAIQGDNKTTLTEKPIAVE from the coding sequence ATGAAAAAATTACTGGCTATGGGCATTACATTGGCGCTGACATCATGGCAATTATCGGCGCAGACGTTTGTGCTGACAGATGCTGAAAGCAGTGTGGAAAAGGGGAATTGGCAAATCAGTAGTGATGCACTGAAGATCAAAAACCAGCGTTTCAGCATTGAACAAAAAGTCCTGCACGGTGGGCGTCAGGAAGGCAGCAAAGTGATTACGATTACCAGTCAGAACGGACTGAAAATTGCTCTCAGTCCAACGCGAGGGATGAACTTACTGCATGTGACGGGAAAAAACATCCGTTTAGGCTGGGATTCGCCGGTTGATGAAGTCGTAAACCCGAATACCATCAATCTGGAAAGTCGTAATGGGCTGGGATGGCTGGAAGGTTTCAATGAGATGATGGTGCGCTGCGGCTTCGAATGGACGGGGCACCCGGTCGTCAGTGATGGCATGATCTATACCTTGCACGGTCGTGCGGGTAACACGCTGGCTTCAAAAGTGGTGGTGGAAGTCAGCGATAACGCGCCGTATACCATTACGGTGCGAGGCCTGCTGAAGGAAAATAGTTTTAAGAAGTCGAATCTGGAAACCTGGACCGAGCTGCGCTATGTTCCCGGCAGTGAGTCGTTTACCGTGCACGATGTGCTGACCAACAAAGCCGACTATCCGCGTGACTACCAAATTATCTACCACAGCAATTTCGGTACGCCGATTCTGGAAGAGGGTGCGCGTTTCATCGCGCCAGTGAAAGAGATCTCTCCATTTAATGACCACGCCAAAGCGGGCCTGGCAACCTGGCAAACTTATAAAGGGCCGACAAAAGACTTTGATGAGATGGTATTCAACATCACGCCATATACCGATTCGCAAGGCAAAACGCTGGCAGCACTGGTAAACAAGGCGGGAGATAAGGGCGTTTCAATTGCTTTTGATACTCATCAGTTGCCGCTGCTGACGCTGTGGAAAAATACGGATACGGAAAAACAGGGCTACGTCACAGGGATCGAGCCAGGTACTAACTACGCTTATCCAGTCACGATTGAACGTGAGCAAGGGCGAGTCAAAAAGCTACAGCCTGGACAGAGCACCACGTTTGAGCTGACATACAGCTTGTTGAGCAGCGCGGATGCGGTACAAAAAACGGAACAGAAAGTGAAAGCCATTCAGGGCGACAACAAAACCACGCTGACGGAAAAACCGATCGCCGTTGAGTAA
- a CDS encoding Hcp family type VI secretion system effector, which yields MPTPCYISIEGKTQGNITAGAFTSDSVGNIYVEGHEDEMLVQEFKHIVTVPTDPQSGQPSGQRVHKPFKFTVALNKAVPLLYNALSTGEMLPTTTLKWYRTSVEGKQEHFFSTILTDATIVDIDCKMPHCQDPAKLDYTQLIEVSLAYRKIDWEHTVAGTSGSDDWRVPVEA from the coding sequence ATGCCAACTCCATGCTATATCAGCATCGAAGGAAAAACTCAGGGCAACATTACTGCGGGTGCTTTCACCTCTGACTCTGTCGGCAACATCTACGTGGAAGGCCACGAAGACGAAATGCTGGTTCAGGAATTCAAGCACATCGTCACCGTACCAACCGACCCGCAGTCCGGCCAGCCATCCGGTCAACGCGTACACAAGCCGTTTAAATTCACCGTCGCACTGAACAAAGCGGTGCCGCTGCTGTACAACGCGCTGTCTACTGGTGAAATGCTGCCGACCACAACCCTGAAGTGGTATCGCACCTCGGTGGAAGGCAAGCAGGAACACTTCTTCTCTACCATCCTGACCGATGCCACCATCGTGGATATCGACTGCAAAATGCCACACTGTCAGGACCCGGCTAAGCTGGACTACACCCAACTGATTGAAGTCTCGCTGGCTTACCGTAAAATCGACTGGGAGCACACTGTCGCCGGGACCTCAGGCTCCGACGACTGGCGTGTGCCGGTTGAAGCTTAA